One genomic segment of Desulfocapsa sulfexigens DSM 10523 includes these proteins:
- a CDS encoding ABC transporter permease: MRHLVVLPWKQSFLMSYKSIRARFFRSLVTTLTLVLAVSFLAFSQITLDIGDGMLASGRPDFQQSLIQSGYDITPGDTSLSASPKQRWIVILSLLVCVVGIINAQLMSVTERFREIGTMKCLGALDRFIVRIFIMEAAIQGLAGSLIGAILGGTIAFLSALLRFGTDIISLSPWQTILSSSALAIITGIGLSLLGVLYPAIIAARMQPVEAMRVEQ; encoded by the coding sequence ATGAGACACTTGGTAGTACTGCCATGGAAACAATCATTTTTGATGTCCTATAAGTCGATCCGGGCACGTTTCTTTCGTTCACTGGTTACAACCCTGACCCTGGTTCTTGCCGTCTCCTTTCTTGCCTTCAGTCAGATAACTCTTGATATTGGTGATGGAATGCTGGCAAGCGGCAGACCAGATTTTCAGCAAAGCCTGATCCAAAGCGGTTACGACATAACCCCCGGCGATACCAGCCTTTCCGCCTCTCCAAAACAGCGTTGGATAGTCATCCTCTCTCTTCTTGTCTGTGTCGTAGGAATAATCAATGCCCAACTCATGTCCGTCACTGAACGTTTTCGTGAGATAGGAACAATGAAATGCCTGGGCGCGCTCGACAGGTTTATTGTGCGAATCTTCATTATGGAAGCTGCAATTCAGGGACTGGCAGGATCGCTGATCGGCGCAATCCTTGGCGGGACAATCGCTTTTTTGAGCGCACTACTCCGTTTTGGAACTGATATTATATCCCTTTCCCCCTGGCAGACTATTCTCTCCTCATCTGCTCTTGCCATCATCACTGGTATCGGCCTGAGTTTACTGGGGGTCTTATACCCGGCAATAATAGCCGCCAGAATGCAGCCAGTTGAAGCCATGCGGGTTGAACAGTGA
- a CDS encoding polysaccharide deacetylase family protein: MEPKNEMISALYTNLPDNTEQLLKNALEKGLAHGSGEAKIFFRADDIGVPGKQFSHLAELFIKHRLPLCLAVVPTWLTATRFITLQSLTKTNSSQWCWHQHGWLHRNHETKGKKQEFGPARSVTEQIEDLKNGKNRLETLLEDNFSPFFTPPWNRCSLDTLKGLQHLGFKAVSRSIGAKPVCPHGLPDLQVNIDLHTRKEVEPEISFNTLLQELERGISSGTGGVMIHHQRMDTTAFEFLDLFLKTITSFPAIHPLLFRELI; this comes from the coding sequence ATGGAGCCAAAAAACGAGATGATATCTGCTCTCTACACAAATCTTCCCGACAACACGGAACAGCTACTGAAAAATGCCCTGGAAAAAGGTCTTGCACATGGAAGCGGTGAGGCGAAGATTTTTTTTCGAGCCGATGACATTGGTGTCCCGGGCAAACAGTTTAGTCACCTTGCAGAGCTTTTCATAAAACACAGATTACCCCTTTGTCTGGCAGTGGTTCCGACCTGGCTCACTGCTACGCGCTTTATCACCCTGCAGTCCCTCACGAAGACCAATAGTTCCCAGTGGTGCTGGCATCAGCATGGATGGCTCCATCGAAACCATGAGACGAAGGGAAAAAAACAGGAGTTCGGCCCAGCCAGATCCGTAACAGAGCAGATAGAAGACCTGAAAAACGGAAAAAATCGCCTCGAAACCCTCCTGGAAGACAATTTTTCACCATTTTTCACCCCGCCATGGAACCGTTGCAGCCTTGACACCCTAAAGGGATTACAGCACCTGGGATTCAAAGCTGTTTCAAGAAGCATAGGTGCAAAACCGGTTTGCCCACACGGTCTCCCCGATTTACAGGTCAACATTGATCTTCACACCAGAAAAGAAGTTGAACCTGAGATTTCATTCAATACTCTGCTTCAGGAACTTGAAAGAGGCATCAGCAGCGGCACAGGGGGAGTCATGATTCATCACCAACGGATGGATACAACGGCTTTTGAGTTTCTGGATCTGTTTCTTAAAACTATCACCTCATTCCCTGCCATTCATCCACTGCTCTTTCGTGAACTGATATAG
- a CDS encoding DUF6785 family protein, whose protein sequence is MPEHTKTASAIRFRSIIVGMILATAICLLTPFNNVYQQATPLGGGHFPLAPFFIFILLVILTAITAKILRSKSLIFTGGELLIIWIEMVIGSGIAYTGMARTLLLNLTAPIHYATVENQWQETLCSLLPQGISPTDPRAIEMLYTGIPGGRSMSWLEVASTIPWQAWLSPLLLWGSFILLSYGFMLFIINILSRQWIHNERINFPLLRVPEMLCSSLDEGRIGRFFGNHFLLAGLLVPVFLHLLNGLHFYYPSVPQLSTLVLAGPYFPKEGLFSGFHKLKIYLYPAFIGFAFLTSRQISFSFWFFFILGGLFFGVLGLLGYTIPVSELGITFGPTLARPEETQMIGAYGIFFFFLIWLARTHLIEVTKESLFLVKSSKSRTEWFDVRYSFWGAVFCFGGLLYWAVSLGMSLLTATLFFSAAFMIMMVATRIICQGGLAYFTLTAAPMDGLIAISGTKIFSGINGLLAGMAQKVLFVDLRESLMPSLLHARKLSHGKSPGLLIFSGLFFTILASLGASILAMMTLYYRYGTRELQLEWASRTTVTVFENVHRLVTAPVETGSWITFFAIAGAIVMLILVVCYHRFYWWPIHPLGYLTAYSSAMRILWFSFFIGWACNTLCMRYGGVTLFKKVQFFFIGLIIGDFLMGGGWAIVGLFTDSGYQVLPD, encoded by the coding sequence ATGCCTGAACATACAAAAACTGCCTCTGCCATTCGGTTCCGTTCCATTATAGTCGGTATGATTCTGGCTACTGCCATCTGCCTCCTCACACCGTTTAACAATGTGTACCAGCAAGCCACTCCCCTTGGTGGCGGTCATTTTCCCCTGGCCCCTTTTTTCATTTTCATTCTCCTTGTTATCCTGACTGCGATAACAGCAAAGATCCTTCGCAGCAAGTCACTTATCTTCACTGGCGGTGAGCTTCTTATCATCTGGATTGAGATGGTCATTGGATCAGGGATTGCATATACCGGAATGGCCAGGACTCTTCTCCTCAACCTGACAGCACCCATTCATTACGCCACCGTTGAGAATCAATGGCAGGAAACCCTTTGCTCTCTCCTGCCCCAGGGAATCAGCCCCACGGATCCACGGGCCATTGAAATGCTCTATACAGGAATTCCCGGAGGACGGAGCATGAGCTGGCTTGAGGTGGCCTCAACTATCCCATGGCAGGCATGGCTCAGCCCTCTGCTGCTCTGGGGAAGCTTCATCCTGCTATCATACGGTTTTATGCTCTTTATCATCAATATTCTTTCCCGCCAGTGGATCCACAACGAACGCATCAACTTTCCCCTGCTGCGTGTCCCTGAAATGCTCTGCAGCTCACTCGACGAAGGAAGAATAGGAAGGTTTTTTGGAAACCATTTTCTCCTGGCCGGCCTTCTTGTTCCGGTTTTTCTCCACTTATTGAACGGATTACATTTTTATTACCCATCGGTCCCCCAACTCTCGACACTTGTCCTTGCAGGCCCTTACTTTCCGAAGGAAGGGCTGTTCTCAGGATTCCATAAACTGAAAATTTATCTCTATCCAGCATTTATCGGATTCGCATTTTTGACTTCGCGCCAAATCTCTTTTAGTTTCTGGTTCTTTTTTATTTTGGGCGGTCTCTTTTTCGGCGTCCTTGGACTTCTTGGGTATACTATTCCTGTATCAGAACTTGGCATCACTTTTGGTCCAACCCTGGCAAGGCCTGAAGAAACTCAGATGATTGGAGCCTACGGTATCTTCTTTTTCTTTCTTATCTGGCTGGCCAGAACACATCTCATTGAGGTGACAAAGGAATCTCTCTTTCTGGTAAAATCCAGCAAATCACGAACCGAATGGTTCGATGTACGCTACTCCTTCTGGGGAGCAGTATTCTGCTTCGGCGGGCTCTTATACTGGGCGGTGTCGCTCGGCATGAGTCTGCTCACTGCCACGCTCTTCTTTAGTGCGGCATTTATGATTATGATGGTTGCCACCAGAATTATCTGCCAGGGCGGTCTTGCTTACTTCACTCTCACTGCAGCACCAATGGATGGCCTGATAGCGATCAGTGGAACAAAAATTTTCAGCGGTATTAATGGATTACTTGCAGGAATGGCTCAGAAAGTACTCTTTGTTGATCTACGGGAATCACTCATGCCTTCACTTCTCCACGCCAGAAAACTGAGTCATGGAAAAAGCCCCGGCCTCCTCATCTTCTCAGGCCTCTTTTTCACTATTCTAGCAAGCCTTGGAGCCTCTATCCTTGCCATGATGACCCTCTACTATCGTTATGGTACCCGTGAACTCCAGCTGGAATGGGCCAGTCGAACCACAGTTACCGTCTTTGAAAATGTGCATCGCCTGGTAACGGCTCCTGTGGAAACTGGAAGCTGGATCACTTTTTTTGCCATCGCAGGGGCAATCGTCATGCTCATTCTTGTGGTCTGCTATCATCGCTTTTACTGGTGGCCCATCCATCCATTAGGCTATCTCACGGCTTACAGTTCAGCCATGCGTATTCTCTGGTTCAGTTTTTTTATCGGCTGGGCCTGTAACACTCTATGCATGCGATATGGCGGCGTTACCCTATTTAAAAAAGTGCAGTTTTTCTTTATCGGCCTGATCATCGGCGATTTTCTGATGGGCGGCGGCTGGGCAATAGTGGGATTATTTACTGATTCTGGCTATCAGGTACTGCCAGATTAA
- a CDS encoding FtsX-like permease family protein, whose product MAFLRLHICFASFLLVSLYGIFPSFASELLSLQAQITQLSSGAERTTGSTGLKTAADFIKEQFQALEIEPETYRFLIPVRTTKGANLQIGKKTISLNALRYNAITPESTNGSVSGPLYYVGAGNWSDIQGMQIKDAIIVLDADSGQNWQQLASLGAQAIIYLNSSPQTSKYLFTEKEELTPIQLPCFWIELTDIKSYFDNFSFDTPGLIATTAMVTAEAYWEDTVSETIYGLIPGSDPELKNQLLVIDGFYDSSGYVAGRAPGADEASSIATLLQTAQRLKKSPPARSVLLVATSGHNEALAGMRELIWSISSKSKILRTQKKQLKTELAATKTYLKTLKDLDLTLPLAEDDERDAIISLSIEDHLKLSVDAISRELNTLRLKNESTPETKKIIKTLSKKRLLFRRLTWRNSFHDMGQEEAELFQKAIPAAIAIMEERKEELQTRRSCLLSAYAFRTLLSDYEIAAFVSLHLSSHGNGLGTFHQGFLYNLKARVNRTGVFSVIADLLDATAARSHSTTPYVNTLRPSRLRSWDSWFLDKPALGGEVASLAGFLGISLVSTGDSRALWGTPWDTPAKINWEALENQALLIADMVEAMAGSAPLQSGKLPLNGFATVSGRANLLLQGELFADYPAAKTVLLAYQGTQKHYTMVDSSGTFQLKGIADKKHVLDKLIIEGYRFDKNSGEVLWAIDKKATGKNNYRLKIRRSEIKTDLILFSCKETTIFGLLEPRNFNYLTKIELLDGRRDAPPAHYWYSRIDTRSSTMASIYTEPGTWLKAILSDNVLTRKMILTNGSFEEPMGFGYPVDQFSTIDNTVFRAASDVWTLLSPRIKNLEKHGIFDNKISQLEERGLTALTKAENSLRTFDYHTFSSAASESMALANRVYVQVEKTQKDVLFGVLFYIALFVPFAFCMERFLFNYANIYKRIIAFCVILLTLITIIYQVHPAFQLAYSPTVIILAFFILGLSLMVSLIIFFRFEEEMILLQRRANHKRPSEISHWKAFTAAFFLGVSNLRRRRIRTMLTCLTLIILTFTIMSFTTVKSGERQSRLLFNDNAPYRGLLLKRVDWRSLPVEAVAGLVDGFKDAQGIAPRIWLEAQDPTQAVHVPLQHGKSSAELQGLIGLSPSEAEITGLDKLLTDGRWFTSDDRTTILLDQDMARALQVKTDGTGTVKLWGYTFTVIGTFNGALFDKALDLDGEPLTPVTFPEESGSEISEEEQEAIESGEDIRSFQSRYHHIPASQVAIIPASTLLTLGGKLKNLAVLPSGGTSISETAEGLVDRFSMAIFAGETDGVWLYNQSDSIQYSGVPNIIIPLLISIFIVLNTMISSVYERKNEIAVYTSVGLAPSHVSFLFIAEALALAVISVVLGYLLAQVSAYLFAETSLWAGLTVNYSSMAGVAAMLLVIGVVLLSVIYPSRVAAKIAIPDVNANFSLPRAVDNRITITLPFFMKYDEHDSIGGFIFGYFTSHQEVSHGLFSTGPVNLVSSCCNIEEMRSLIENTEQPHTLYCTYIRSKVWLAPFDFGIMQWVDIQFSPVEDNPNYLEIKVTIERRSGEESVWERINTSFLHDLRKQLLVWRSLDEASHNHFAGQFKEIVTESQNAKERADA is encoded by the coding sequence ATGGCTTTTCTTCGACTCCATATATGTTTTGCCTCTTTTCTTCTTGTTTCACTCTATGGGATTTTCCCGTCCTTTGCGTCCGAACTGCTCTCTTTACAGGCCCAGATTACCCAACTGAGCAGTGGTGCAGAAAGAACAACCGGAAGTACGGGGCTCAAAACGGCAGCTGACTTCATAAAAGAACAGTTTCAAGCCCTGGAAATTGAACCTGAAACCTATCGTTTCCTTATCCCTGTTCGTACAACAAAAGGTGCAAACTTGCAGATTGGTAAAAAAACAATCAGCTTGAATGCACTTCGCTACAACGCCATTACCCCTGAATCCACCAACGGCTCTGTGAGTGGCCCGCTCTACTATGTTGGTGCAGGAAACTGGTCCGACATCCAGGGGATGCAGATCAAAGATGCCATTATTGTCCTCGATGCTGATTCCGGTCAGAACTGGCAGCAGCTTGCATCGCTTGGAGCGCAAGCCATTATATATCTGAACTCGTCACCTCAAACCTCCAAATATCTGTTCACCGAAAAGGAAGAACTCACCCCCATTCAACTTCCATGCTTCTGGATTGAACTTACTGATATCAAAAGTTATTTTGATAATTTTTCTTTTGATACCCCAGGTCTCATTGCGACAACTGCCATGGTGACAGCCGAGGCGTATTGGGAGGATACTGTATCCGAAACAATCTATGGCCTGATTCCCGGTTCTGATCCCGAACTGAAAAATCAACTTCTGGTAATCGATGGTTTTTATGACAGCTCTGGATACGTTGCCGGAAGGGCACCCGGAGCAGATGAGGCCAGCTCCATTGCCACCCTGCTGCAAACTGCACAACGGCTAAAAAAAAGTCCTCCGGCTCGATCAGTACTGCTTGTTGCCACCAGTGGGCATAATGAAGCATTGGCGGGAATGCGCGAACTTATCTGGAGTATCAGCTCAAAGTCAAAAATTCTCCGAACCCAGAAAAAACAGCTCAAGACAGAACTTGCAGCCACAAAGACCTACCTGAAAACCCTCAAGGATCTGGATCTGACTCTGCCACTGGCAGAGGATGACGAACGGGATGCGATCATCAGCCTTTCCATTGAAGATCATCTTAAACTTTCCGTTGATGCAATTTCCCGAGAACTCAACACCCTTCGATTGAAGAATGAAAGTACTCCTGAAACGAAAAAAATAATAAAAACACTTTCAAAAAAGCGTCTCCTTTTTCGTCGCCTGACCTGGCGCAACAGTTTTCACGATATGGGACAAGAAGAAGCTGAGCTCTTCCAAAAGGCCATTCCGGCAGCCATCGCAATCATGGAAGAGCGAAAAGAGGAACTCCAGACCCGCAGATCCTGCCTCCTGAGTGCCTATGCCTTCAGAACCCTGTTATCTGACTATGAAATAGCAGCATTTGTCTCACTGCACCTCTCAAGTCATGGTAATGGCCTGGGTACTTTTCATCAGGGTTTTCTCTATAACCTGAAAGCCAGAGTCAATCGAACAGGGGTATTCTCGGTCATAGCCGATCTCCTTGATGCAACTGCTGCCAGAAGCCACAGCACTACCCCCTATGTCAACACTCTTCGTCCCAGCCGACTTCGCTCCTGGGATTCCTGGTTTCTTGACAAACCGGCTCTTGGCGGTGAGGTTGCCTCACTCGCCGGATTCCTGGGCATCAGCCTGGTGAGCACCGGAGACTCCAGAGCATTATGGGGTACTCCCTGGGACACGCCTGCAAAGATCAACTGGGAGGCACTTGAAAATCAAGCCCTGTTGATTGCTGACATGGTTGAGGCCATGGCAGGGTCTGCGCCTCTCCAATCCGGAAAGCTTCCATTAAATGGATTTGCAACGGTATCCGGCAGGGCAAATCTTCTTCTCCAGGGGGAGCTTTTTGCCGATTATCCGGCCGCGAAGACAGTGCTGCTTGCCTACCAGGGAACCCAAAAACATTATACCATGGTGGATTCCTCCGGAACCTTCCAGCTCAAGGGCATTGCCGACAAAAAACACGTCCTTGATAAGCTCATTATTGAAGGCTACCGCTTCGATAAAAACAGTGGAGAGGTTCTCTGGGCTATTGACAAAAAAGCCACCGGAAAAAACAATTACCGTCTCAAGATCCGCAGAAGCGAAATTAAAACCGACCTCATACTCTTCAGCTGCAAAGAAACCACTATTTTTGGCCTTCTGGAGCCGCGTAATTTTAACTATCTCACCAAAATCGAACTGCTCGATGGTCGACGTGACGCCCCGCCTGCCCATTACTGGTACAGCAGAATCGACACCCGCAGCTCCACCATGGCCTCCATCTACACAGAACCGGGAACCTGGCTCAAGGCCATCCTCTCGGATAATGTGCTGACACGTAAAATGATCCTCACCAACGGCAGTTTTGAAGAACCAATGGGCTTTGGCTATCCGGTGGATCAATTCAGCACCATTGACAACACCGTATTTCGAGCCGCTTCCGATGTCTGGACTCTTCTCTCGCCACGCATCAAGAACCTTGAAAAGCATGGTATTTTTGATAACAAGATCAGTCAGCTTGAAGAGCGCGGACTCACTGCATTGACAAAGGCGGAAAACAGCCTCAGAACATTTGACTACCACACCTTCAGCAGTGCAGCATCCGAGTCCATGGCACTTGCCAACCGTGTCTATGTCCAGGTTGAAAAGACCCAAAAGGATGTACTCTTTGGCGTCCTTTTTTATATCGCACTCTTTGTTCCTTTTGCCTTCTGTATGGAAAGGTTTCTCTTTAATTATGCGAATATATACAAGAGGATCATCGCTTTCTGTGTCATCCTCCTCACGCTGATTACCATTATTTATCAGGTCCACCCGGCATTCCAACTTGCATACAGTCCAACTGTAATTATCCTCGCTTTCTTTATCCTCGGTTTGTCACTGATGGTAAGTCTCATCATCTTTTTCAGGTTCGAAGAAGAAATGATTCTTCTACAACGGCGTGCCAACCACAAACGGCCATCCGAGATCAGTCACTGGAAGGCCTTTACTGCAGCTTTTTTCCTTGGGGTATCCAATCTCAGACGCAGACGTATTCGGACAATGCTGACCTGTCTGACCCTGATAATTCTCACCTTTACTATCATGAGTTTTACCACTGTAAAATCGGGAGAACGACAGAGCAGACTTTTATTCAACGATAACGCTCCCTATCGGGGGCTGCTTTTAAAACGTGTGGACTGGCGCTCTCTTCCAGTTGAAGCGGTTGCCGGTCTGGTAGACGGCTTCAAGGATGCACAGGGGATCGCTCCCCGGATCTGGCTCGAAGCTCAGGATCCCACCCAGGCGGTACATGTACCCCTTCAGCATGGAAAGAGCAGTGCAGAACTTCAGGGCCTGATAGGACTCTCTCCTTCTGAAGCCGAAATAACCGGACTTGACAAACTGTTAACAGACGGAAGATGGTTTACAAGCGACGACCGTACAACCATCCTCCTTGATCAGGACATGGCACGCGCCCTTCAAGTCAAAACGGATGGTACCGGAACAGTAAAGTTGTGGGGATACACTTTTACTGTCATCGGAACTTTTAATGGCGCACTCTTTGACAAGGCACTGGATCTCGATGGAGAACCTCTGACTCCTGTCACCTTTCCCGAAGAATCGGGCTCTGAAATCAGCGAAGAAGAACAGGAAGCCATTGAATCGGGAGAAGATATCCGCTCCTTCCAGAGCAGATACCATCATATCCCCGCATCTCAGGTTGCAATCATACCAGCCTCAACCCTGCTCACCCTTGGCGGCAAACTCAAAAATCTTGCAGTACTGCCAAGCGGCGGGACATCCATAAGTGAAACAGCAGAAGGACTTGTCGATAGATTTTCCATGGCCATTTTTGCCGGAGAGACGGATGGGGTATGGCTTTACAACCAGAGTGACTCCATACAGTACAGCGGTGTGCCCAATATTATCATTCCGCTTCTTATCTCCATTTTCATTGTACTGAACACCATGATCAGCTCGGTCTATGAACGAAAGAATGAGATCGCAGTCTACACTTCGGTTGGCCTTGCCCCGTCGCATGTTTCTTTTCTTTTTATCGCCGAGGCTCTTGCACTTGCAGTAATATCCGTTGTACTCGGCTATCTCCTGGCCCAGGTTTCTGCCTATCTCTTCGCCGAGACCAGCCTCTGGGCCGGGCTCACCGTGAATTACTCTTCTATGGCAGGAGTTGCAGCCATGCTGCTTGTTATCGGGGTGGTTCTTCTCTCGGTTATCTACCCCTCTCGGGTGGCTGCTAAAATAGCCATCCCCGACGTGAACGCCAACTTCAGTCTGCCTCGGGCTGTTGATAATCGCATCACCATCACTCTTCCATTTTTCATGAAATATGATGAGCACGATTCAATTGGCGGATTTATATTCGGTTACTTCACCTCCCATCAGGAGGTTTCCCACGGACTCTTCTCCACCGGTCCTGTGAATCTGGTATCCAGTTGCTGCAATATTGAAGAGATGAGATCTCTCATAGAAAACACAGAACAACCACACACCTTGTACTGCACCTATATTCGCTCAAAGGTATGGCTCGCCCCATTTGACTTCGGCATTATGCAATGGGTCGACATTCAGTTCTCCCCTGTGGAAGACAACCCAAACTATCTTGAAATCAAGGTCACCATTGAGCGCCGTTCGGGTGAAGAATCCGTGTGGGAAAGAATCAACACCTCATTTCTTCACGACCTTCGGAAACAGCTTCTGGTCTGGAGATCCCTTGACGAGGCAAGCCACAACCATTTTGCTGGACAGTTCAAAGAGATAGTCACAGAAAGCCAGAACGCAAAGGAGAGAGCAGATGCCTGA
- a CDS encoding ABC transporter ATP-binding protein: MTKKQIVRVTDVTKDFDLGKIVVKVLKGIDLEIETGKYVSIMGPSGSGKSTLFNMIGGLDKPTEGKVFIDEVDIAQLDAYELAWLRCRKIGYIFQTFNLIPVMTALENVTLPMTFAGTPNEAATQRGMELLIQVGLEGRHGHKPAELSGGQQQRVAVARALANTPSIILADEPTGNLDLKTGEEIISLLKEMSDKQGVTVISATHDYKMLNVSDQVIWIRDGRVDKIQDRDELEINTGGMSS; encoded by the coding sequence ATGACGAAAAAACAGATAGTTCGCGTAACAGATGTCACCAAAGATTTTGACCTGGGTAAAATAGTAGTCAAGGTACTGAAGGGGATCGATCTTGAGATAGAAACCGGAAAGTATGTCTCCATCATGGGGCCATCCGGCTCTGGAAAATCCACCCTTTTCAATATGATTGGAGGGCTTGATAAACCAACAGAGGGCAAAGTATTTATCGATGAAGTGGATATTGCCCAACTCGATGCCTATGAGCTTGCATGGTTGCGCTGTCGTAAAATTGGATATATATTTCAAACATTTAACCTGATTCCAGTAATGACTGCCCTTGAAAATGTCACCCTCCCTATGACCTTTGCCGGAACCCCCAATGAAGCCGCCACCCAGCGCGGTATGGAACTCCTGATCCAAGTCGGTCTTGAAGGCAGACACGGACATAAACCTGCCGAGCTCTCCGGTGGTCAGCAGCAGCGTGTGGCAGTGGCAAGGGCCCTTGCCAATACCCCGTCCATTATTTTAGCCGATGAACCCACAGGAAATCTGGACCTTAAAACTGGTGAGGAAATCATTTCACTTTTAAAAGAGATGAGCGACAAGCAGGGAGTCACGGTAATCTCTGCCACCCATGACTATAAAATGCTCAATGTCTCGGATCAGGTTATCTGGATTCGTGATGGCCGGGTGGACAAAATCCAGGATCGCGATGAACTTGAAATCAACACTGGAGGAATGAGCAGCTGA